The Streptomyces sp. ICC1 DNA window CTCCCCGTACCGCGCGACCACCCCGGGCTCGGCGCGCAGCGCCGTGGCCAGGGCGCTCTCCAGCACGATGCGGCGCGCCTGGAGCATCACGAGGTCCTCGTCGCCGGGCCGCGCGGGAGGCCGTACGTCGAACCAGTCCAGCTCGTGCCGCTCGCGCGCTCCGAGCCGGAGCATCTCGGCGTGGACGTCGGGCAGTTCGTCACGGAGCAGGTTGCGGGCGGCGCCGAGCAGCGCGTGCGGATGGCCCGCCTGCGGCACGGCCGGGCGGCGCCAGCCGAAGAAGTCCCGGTCGAGTGCGGTGCCGGGGGCGCGCGCATCGCGTTCGAAGAGCTCGACGGTGTGTCCGCGGCGTGCCGCGAGCAGCGCCGTGGCCAGTCCTCCGATGCCCCCGCCGATAACCAGCACATGTGCCATTGCGCCCCCTGAGCGATGAGCCGTACGACGATCAGACCGCCGGAAGCCTGCGCGGACGGAGCCTGGCCAAAACCCGCACGGTTGTCTTATTCGAAGGCTCCGTTTGACAAACCCCGTCGCCGAACGGCAAATGGAGCCGCACCACCGCCCCCTGCCGAAGGACGCCCATGAGTACGCGACCCGCCGCCCGACCCGGTCCGGACGAAGGGCCACAGCGCGGCGTGCGCGCCGTGCCCCGCCCCCACGCGGTCGTCGGCGTCGGCGTGGTCGTGGTCGGCCCGGACGGCCGGATCCTGCTCGGCCAGGCGCACGACGGCCGCTGGGAGCTGCCCGGCGGCAAGGTCGACCCCGGGGAGGGGTTCGAGCAGGCGGCCGCGCGGGAGCTGGCCGAGGAGACGGGCCTGCGGACCGGCCCCGAGGGGATCCGGATCCTGTCCGTCCAGATCAACCCCGCCTCCGACGTGACCCGGCTGACCGCGGCGGCCGTCACCACCACCGCCGAGGGCACCCCGGCGGTCACCGAACCCCACAAGATCGCCCGATGGGCGTGGTTCGCCGCGGCCGAACTCCCGGAGGCCCTCTTCCCCCCGTCGGTGGCGGTCCTGCGCGCATGGCGGCCCGAACTCACCGCGACCCTGCCGCCCACACCCTCGTACGACTACCCGACCACGACGACCTGAGTCGACCTAGCCGGCCGCCGCGGCCGTCACCACCGTGATCGCGGCCATCGCCATCTGCATGTCGCGGATCGCGGCGCGGACGCTCTCGGCGGCCCACTGCCCCTCCGCTATCTCCGCCATGCGCGCGGAGATCTCCTTGCGCGGGCGCCCCGGGAAGGCGAGCCCGTGCAACTTGGCCGAATGCACCAGGGCGATGAGGCCCGCCGTGCGCTCGTCCGGCTCGGCGCCCTTGAGGACCGCCGCCGCGAGCCGCTCGCGCAGCGCGCGCTCGACGGCGCCATCGGCCTCCGGGTAGCGGCGCACCGGGAACACCCCGAGCGCCTTGCGCCGTTCCTCCACCACCACGCCCCGCGCGCTCAGCCGCTCCACCGCCGCGCCGATGGCCCTGGCCTGGTCCTTCGTCAGCCAGTCGGTCACCCTGCGCTTGCTCCGGCCGCGCAGCCAGGTCTGCATCAAAGGGATCCGGCCGTCCAGCAGTTCCTCACCCGTGGGCGAGGTGTCCACCAGTTCCAGGTACTTGCCGGAAACCAGGACCCGGTCCGCCACGACCAGTTCGAGCAGGATCGCGCCCGCCACCGCCCAGCCCACCGATTGCCGCTGCTTGACCGCCCCGGACTCGTCGTCCAGTGACAGCAGCGTGATCTCCTCCGCCAGCGTGATCGTCATGCCCGGCTCCCCCGTAGATCTTCAGCCTTCTCCCGGTCAGACGCCCCCCACCGCCCGGAAGTTCCCGGAGGGGGGAGCGGGGGTTCTGGCTGTTCGCGGCTGAGTATGGGCGTGTCCATGACCAGATCGGGACATCCCTGCGTGCATAAGACCGGCGTTATGGTGCGGGCGGGTGACGCTGCGTAAGCTGCCGGGATGCAGCTGGAGTTGAGACATCTGCAAGCCGTCTGCCAGATAGCGGAAACGGGCAGCCTGGGTGGTGCCGCGCGCAAGCTCGGGGTCTCGCAGCCGGCGCTCTCCGCCCAGCTGCGCAGGATCGAGCGCGTCACCGGCGGCGAACTCTTCGTCCGGGGCCGGCGCGGGGTCGAACCCACCCCCCTGGGCCAGTTCGTCCTCGCCAAGGCGCGCAGGGTGCTCAGCGAGATGGACGCCCTCGGCGCCGAGACGCGGGCCCGGACGGCGGGCGCCCCGCTGCGGCTGGGCTGCATCCTGCTCGTGCTGGTCGACGGTCTGATCGCCCAGCAGGACCTGGTCCTGTCGGGCCGGGAGATCACCGTGGACCTGGAGGACTCGGTGACCGCCCTGGTGCGGATGCTCGGCGCGGGCCGCTACGACGTCATCGTCTACGGAGAGGTCAACGACCACGAGGTGCCGCTGCCCGGGGGAGTGCTCGCCCGGACCCTGGTCCCCAAGGAGCCGTTCTGCATCCGGATGTCCGCCCGGCACCCGCTGGCCCGGCTGGAGGCCCTGGACCTCGCGGACCTCGCCGACGACACGTGGATGACGCTGATCGAGGACGACGACGGCGGCCCCGAGGCGCTGGTCGAGGCCTGCGCCAAAGCCGGCTTCGTCCCCTCGCTGCGCTACCGCATCACCGACCGCATGATGCAGTACGACCTGATCTCCGCCGGCCGCGCCGTCTCCCTGTGCCAGCCCACCGCGCCGGCGGTCGCGGGCACGGTGATCCGCCCCCTGATCGGCGCCCCCATCATGGGGCGGATCCGCCTCGCCTGGAACCGCTCGACGGTCTCGGCCCGGCAGGCGGAGCTCTTCTACAGCTCGGCGGCCCGCGCGTACCTGGCCAACGTGGACAACAACCCCTTCCACCGGGCCTGGTGGGACGAGCATCCGGAAGTCCACCCGGCCCTGGACTGAGCCCCCGCCGCCGGTTCTGCCGCCCCTGATGTCATTTCACACTCCGTACATGGAAAGGGGATTCGGCTCCCTCTACGCTTTCCGCATGGCAAGTGGCCGCCACACCATTTCCCCTTCGGACGGCAGGAGGAAATACCGATGAGCAAGAAAGCCCGGGCGCAGGTGAGCCGGAGAGGATTCCTCGCGGGCACGGCAGCGGCGGCAGCCGCCGTCACCGTGCCCGCGATCGGCCAGGCGGCGGCGAGCCCCGCAGCGGCCGCGAACCGCCCGAACATTCTGCTGATCGTCACCGACGACCAGCCCAAACAGACCGAATGGGCACTTCAGAAGACCGTTGCCTGGCTCGCCGGCCAAGGTGTGAAGTTCCACCACGGCCACGTCACCACACCCCTGTGCGCACCCTCGCGCTCCTCGATCTTCTCCGGCCGCCACGCCCACAACCACGGGGTCCGCAACAACGCCGCTTCGGCCGCCCTGGACCAGAGCACCACCGTCCAGCGCCATCTGAAGCAGGCCGGATATCGCACAGGTCTTTTCGGCAAATACCTGAATTCCTGGAACATCGCCGACGCGCCCCCGCATTTCGAGGATTTCGCGCTGCTCCAGCCCGGATACGTCGACGCCAAGTGGAATGTGAACGGGTCGGTCCAGACGATCAACGGCTACACCACGAACGTCATCAAGAACCGGACGCTGGGCTTCTTGGACAAGGCGTCCACCGACACCCGCCCCTGGTTCGCCTACGTCACCCCCTACGCCTGTCTCTTACCCCCCTTCTACCCCTGACCAGCGGCACCGGGGACGGCGCAGGGGCCGCCGCCGGTGGGCCCGCCGCGCTCTTCGGGGCCGACGCCGTCGTCACCCGCACCTTCGACACCCCCGAGTTCCGGGGCATCACCTTCCACGAGGGCCGCGCCCGCTCGCGCCCCAACCGGGCCCCCGGCGCCCCGCGCCCGCCGGCGTGCTCTTCCTGGAGAACGGCGGCGGCAAGTCCGTCCTGCTCAAGCTGATCTTCTCGGTCATGCTGCCCGGCCACCGCAACACCCTCGGCGGCGCGAGCTCCGGAGTGCTGCGCAAGTTCCTGCTCGCCGACGACTGCGGCCACGTGGCCCTGGAGTGGCAGCACACCCAGACCGGCGAGTGCGTGGTCGTCGGCAAGGTCAGCGAGTGGCGCGGACGCCAGGTCTCCAACGACCCGCGCAAGTTCGCCGAGGCCTGGTACTCCTTCCGCCCCGGCCCGGGCCTCGGCCTGGACAACCTCCCGGTGGCCGAGGCCACTTCGGTGCGCCCGCCCGCCGAAGGCGTCTCGGGAGCCAGCGGCCGCCGCCGCACGATGAAGGGGTTCCGCGACGCCCTCACCGAGGCCGGCAAGGCGTATCCGCACCTCGAGGTGTACTTCGAGGAGATCCACGACCGCTGGAACGAACACCTCACCGAGCTCGGCCTCGACCCCGAACTCTTCCGCTACCAGCGCGAGATGAACGCCGACGAGGGCGAGGCCGCCGGCCTCTTCGCGGTGAAGAAGGACTCCGACTTCACCGACCTGCTGCTGCGCGCCGTCACCGACACCCGCGACACGGACGGTCTCGCCGACCTCGTCCACGGCTTCGGCAACAAGCTCGGCCGCCGTGCCGAGCTGATGGCCGAACGGGACTTCACCGCCGGCTCGGTCGACCTCCTCACCAAGATCGTCGAAGCCTCCGGGACCCGGTCCCGGCTGCGCGAGGTCCACGCCGGCGCCGAGCGCCGCACGCGCTCCCTGGCCCGGCGGCTGTCCGCCCGCGCCACCGAGGAGCGCGGCCGCGCCGCCGACCTCGCGCAGCGGGTCACCGGCGCCGCCCACGAGGTCACCGCCGCCGATTCCGCACGCTCGCGCAGCGCCGCCGTCTCAGCCGAACTCGCCTACCGGCACGCCTCGCTGGCCCTGACCGTCGCCGACAAGGCCGCCGCCGCGCAGCGCCGCGAGCTCCTCGAAGCCCGCACCCTGCACGCCGCCTGGCAGGCCGCCGAGAACGTCCTGCGCCACCGGGCCGCCGCCGACCGCTCCGCCCGGGTCGCCGCCGCGATCCTGGAGGCCGAGCGGGACGCCGCCCCGGCACTGGCCGCCCGGGCCACCGCCGCCACCGATCTCGTACGGGCCCTGCACACCGCCGCCGCGCAGGGCGAAGGGGCCGCCAACGAGGAGGAGGAGCGCTCCGCCGTCCTCCAGGAGACCGGCGAGGCCGCACACCGCGCCGCCACCGCCGCCGCCACGGCCGCCCAGCGGGCCCGCAGCGAGGCCGAGCACCTGCGGGCCCGCCTCGCCGAGGTCCAGCAGGAGACCGCCGAGGCCGTCCGGGCCGGCTGGCTCGACGACTCCGCCCCCGACGCGGACCCGGCCCGCGCGGCCCTGGCCGCCGCCGACGCCGAGAAGGTGGCCGTGGCCGCCTGGCACGAGTCCCGGGAGGCCGCCCGCACCGCCTCCGACGCCGCCCGCCAGGCCACCGCCGCCGAGTCCCGCGCCGAACTGACCGCAGCCCGCGCCGCGGACGCCGCCGACGCGGCCGAAGCCGCGCACGACGCCGAGGAACGCGCCGCCGCCTCCCTGGCCGCGTCGCCCCGCCTGGCCGCCCTGCTCGGCCTGCCCTCCGCCTCCCCGTGAGGTACGCCTTCTCCACGCTCGGCCTGCCCGGTACCGCGCTGGAGCGCAGCGCCGCCCTCGCCGCCGCCCACGGCTACGACGGCCTCGAACTGCGCGCCCACCCCGAAGAGCCCCTGCACCCCGGCAGTCCGCGGGCCGACCGCGCGGCCGGCCTGCGAACCCTGACCGCCGCCGGTGTTACCGCCCTCACCGTCGCGGGGTATGCCAAGGTGGCCGCCCCCGGCCCCGACGAGCCGGTGCTCGCCGAGATCCGTGCCCTGGTCAGGCTCGCCGCCGACCTCGAAGCCCCCTACGTACGGGTCTTCCCCGGCGGCGGCGAACAGTCCTGGCGGGACGCCGACGCCCACGCGGTCCGTCGGCTCCTGGCCGCCGCGCCCTTCGCCGAGCGGCACGGGGTGCGGATCCTGCTGGAGACCCACGACTCGCACCGCACCGGGACCGCCACGGCCCGGGTGCTCGACCGGGTCGCGCACCCGGGCGCGGGCGCGCTGTGGGACGTACTGCACACCTGGCTGGGGAGTGAGCCGCCGGCCGAGTCGAGCCGGGCCCTGGCCGCGCACCTGGGCTACACCCAGGTCAAGGACGTGCGGTCGGTGGACGAGCTGACCCCGCTCGGACTCGGCGGCGGAGTGCTGCCGCTCGGCGAGGCGGTGGCCCTGCTGCCGCCGGGCGGCTGGCTGTGCTGGGAGTACGAGAAACGCTGGTATCCCGGCGCCGCCGAACTGCCGGGGCAGCTCGCGCGGGGCCGGGAGCACCTGGAGGCGCTGGTCGCAGCGTCCCGTGGGGAGCGTCAGGCCGAGTAGCCGAGCCGGTCGCGGTCGACGGGGTGGCGGAAGCCGAGGCCGAGGGCGTAGCGCTCCACCTCGTCCACGGCCGTGGCCGCCAGCCGCTCCAGCTCCCCGCCCAGGGAGCCCGCCACGTGCGGGGTGAGCAGCACGTTCGGCAGGTTGTACAGCGGGGAGACGGCGGGCAGCACCTCCGGCTCGGTGTGGTCCAGGACGGCGTGCAGCCGCCCCGAGAGCAGCTCCTCGGTCAGCGCCCTGGTGTCGACGAGCGAGCCGCGCGCCGTGTTCACGAGGGTGGCCCCGTCCGGCATCAGGGCCAGCCGGGAGGCGTTCAGCAGGTGGCGGGTCTGCGGCAGCTCGGGAGCGTGGAGGCTCACGACGTCGCTGCGGCGCAGGAGTTCGTCGAGCGGGACGGGTTCCGAGCCCAGGGCGGTGAGCTCGGCCGGGTCGGCGTACGGATCGTGCACGAGCACCCGGAAGTCGAAGGGGCGCAGCAGTTCCAGGACCCGGCGCCCGATGAGAGAGGCGCCGACCAGGCCGACCGTGCGGCGGTAGTTGCCGATGGCCGGGTAGCGGCGCAGCAGGTCGATGGGGGCGCGGGTCCCGCGGTAGGCGTGTGCCGACTCCAGGACGCGCTTGTTGGAGAAGAGGATGGCGGCGAGCGTGTACTCCGCGACCGGCAGCGCGTTCGCGGCGGCGGCACTGGAGACCAGCACCCCGCGGTCCCAGCAGGCCTGGGTGACATGGTTCTTGACGCTGCCCGCCGCGTGCACCACGGCCCGCAGCCGCGGCATCAGGGCCAACGCCTCTTCGTCCAGCGGAGGGCACCCCCAGCCGGTCACCAGCACTTCGGCCGCGGCCAGCCGTCGGCGCACGGACTCCTCGACGAAGGCGAACCCGAAGTCGCTCACGAGCAGTTCGGGGTCCACGTCGGCCACTCGGATCAGCTCCGGCAGGATCCGGCCGCCGAGGACGGCGGCCCGGGCGCCGGGGCTCATGGCGAGGACGGTGGCGGGCCGGCGCGCGGGGGCGGGGGGACGGCCGAGGCGAAACCGTGCCAACTAATCAACGTTCCACCCTGAGCTGACCGTGCAGAACGTTTGTCTGCAATCGGTACTGTGCTCCTTAGAAAGGAGGTGATCCAGCCGCACCTTCCGGTACGGCTACCTTGTTACGACTTCGTCCCAATCGCCAGTCCCACCTTCGACAGCTCCCTCCCTTACGGGTTGGGCCACCGGCTTCGGGTGTTACCGACTTTCGTGACGTGACGGGCGGTGTGTACAAGGCCCGGGAACGTATTCACCGCAGCAATGCTGATCTGCGATTACTAGCAACTCCGACTTCATGGGGTCGAGTTGCAGACCCCAATCCGAACTGAGACCGGCTTTTTGAGATTCGCTCCACCTCACGGTATCGCAGCTCATTGTACCGGCCATTGTAGCACGTGTGCAGCCCAAGACATAAGG harbors:
- a CDS encoding NUDIX domain-containing protein, which produces MSTRPAARPGPDEGPQRGVRAVPRPHAVVGVGVVVVGPDGRILLGQAHDGRWELPGGKVDPGEGFEQAAARELAEETGLRTGPEGIRILSVQINPASDVTRLTAAAVTTTAEGTPAVTEPHKIARWAWFAAAELPEALFPPSVAVLRAWRPELTATLPPTPSYDYPTTTT
- a CDS encoding GPP34 family phosphoprotein, which produces MTITLAEEITLLSLDDESGAVKQRQSVGWAVAGAILLELVVADRVLVSGKYLELVDTSPTGEELLDGRIPLMQTWLRGRSKRRVTDWLTKDQARAIGAAVERLSARGVVVEERRKALGVFPVRRYPEADGAVERALRERLAAAVLKGAEPDERTAGLIALVHSAKLHGLAFPGRPRKEISARMAEIAEGQWAAESVRAAIRDMQMAMAAITVVTAAAAG
- a CDS encoding LysR family transcriptional regulator, giving the protein MQLELRHLQAVCQIAETGSLGGAARKLGVSQPALSAQLRRIERVTGGELFVRGRRGVEPTPLGQFVLAKARRVLSEMDALGAETRARTAGAPLRLGCILLVLVDGLIAQQDLVLSGREITVDLEDSVTALVRMLGAGRYDVIVYGEVNDHEVPLPGGVLARTLVPKEPFCIRMSARHPLARLEALDLADLADDTWMTLIEDDDGGPEALVEACAKAGFVPSLRYRITDRMMQYDLISAGRAVSLCQPTAPAVAGTVIRPLIGAPIMGRIRLAWNRSTVSARQAELFYSSAARAYLANVDNNPFHRAWWDEHPEVHPALD
- a CDS encoding sulfatase-like hydrolase/transferase → MSKKARAQVSRRGFLAGTAAAAAAVTVPAIGQAAASPAAAANRPNILLIVTDDQPKQTEWALQKTVAWLAGQGVKFHHGHVTTPLCAPSRSSIFSGRHAHNHGVRNNAASAALDQSTTVQRHLKQAGYRTGLFGKYLNSWNIADAPPHFEDFALLQPGYVDAKWNVNGSVQTINGYTTNVIKNRTLGFLDKASTDTRPWFAYVTPYACLLPPFYP
- a CDS encoding sugar phosphate isomerase/epimerase family protein, which gives rise to MRYAFSTLGLPGTALERSAALAAAHGYDGLELRAHPEEPLHPGSPRADRAAGLRTLTAAGVTALTVAGYAKVAAPGPDEPVLAEIRALVRLAADLEAPYVRVFPGGGEQSWRDADAHAVRRLLAAAPFAERHGVRILLETHDSHRTGTATARVLDRVAHPGAGALWDVLHTWLGSEPPAESSRALAAHLGYTQVKDVRSVDELTPLGLGGGVLPLGEAVALLPPGGWLCWEYEKRWYPGAAELPGQLARGREHLEALVAASRGERQAE
- a CDS encoding hydroxyacid dehydrogenase is translated as MSPGARAAVLGGRILPELIRVADVDPELLVSDFGFAFVEESVRRRLAAAEVLVTGWGCPPLDEEALALMPRLRAVVHAAGSVKNHVTQACWDRGVLVSSAAAANALPVAEYTLAAILFSNKRVLESAHAYRGTRAPIDLLRRYPAIGNYRRTVGLVGASLIGRRVLELLRPFDFRVLVHDPYADPAELTALGSEPVPLDELLRRSDVVSLHAPELPQTRHLLNASRLALMPDGATLVNTARGSLVDTRALTEELLSGRLHAVLDHTEPEVLPAVSPLYNLPNVLLTPHVAGSLGGELERLAATAVDEVERYALGLGFRHPVDRDRLGYSA